In the Malaya genurostris strain Urasoe2022 chromosome 1, Malgen_1.1, whole genome shotgun sequence genome, one interval contains:
- the LOC131428322 gene encoding uncharacterized protein LOC131428322, translated as MCVINDVESHPYTSRIPNLSLSDIASDELSWEQNATSQVICIDTPSSKIKIQNQRDGVILPQHTSFGESEVFEELSSTGETSHLNYFFGEEVSGKFNEVLKLTNSLQTFDVMFMLLNFYIRHQLTQQALEDLLSMMNIIVGKKIFPETFSSFTSAFPDKYDATRLYFCKNCQSNLGTKKPVKNFRCFMNQCYSQEFDYFITFPIECQIRETVQRDYR; from the exons ATGTGTGTTATCAATGACGTAGAAAGTCATCCATACACATCGAGGATTCCAAATTTGTCATTGAGTGACATTGCTTCGGATGAACTTAGTTGGGAACAGAATGCGA CATCTCAAGTTATATGCATCGATACACCTAGTAGCAAAATCAAGATTCAAAATCAAAGAGACGGAGTGATTTTACCACAACACACATCGTTTGGGGAATCAGAGGTGTTCGAAGAACTTAGCTCAACCGGTGAAACTTCACACTTGAATTATTTCTTTGGAGAG GAAGTGTCTGGAAAATTTAATGAGGTTTTGAAACTGACGAATAGCTTGCAAACTTTCGATGTTATGTTTATGTTGCTGAACTTCTATATAAGACATCAATTGACCCAACAAGCATTGGAAGATCTACTGTCAATGATGAACATCATCGTCGGCAAGAAAATTTTTCCAGAAACCTTTTCAAGTTTTACATCTGCATTTCCCGATAAATATGACGCAACAAGGCTTTATTTTTGTAAGAATTGTCAATCCAATCTTGGAACTAAaaaacctgttaaaaatttccgTTGCTTTATGAATCAATGTTATAGTCAAGAATTTGACTACTTCATAACATTCCCGATCGAATGTCAAATCCGTGAAACAGTCCAACG AGATTATCGATAA
- the LOC131425359 gene encoding uncharacterized protein LOC131425359 codes for MKTPMYPLFVVINELPPKERFKKQNLILAALWISNGEPNMPLFFQNFCLEMRKLREGMFIDNILYKIVVLQCCVDSVCRCKIQNMKQFNGYFGCSLCLHPGVAIGKQVRYPYRKCQKRDHSSTKQHMMIAQDTAKELFGIKGLSVLLSLPNFDIVRGFGVDYMHASLLGVTKQMWNQIVTCDLGINRNVVEERLISIRFPSVFPRHPRKLNEVAKFKASEWECIALYCFYPCFYGLIPKINMEHFMKFSSSLFQLLETNISVETLKTCETTLVEFAQEFAHLYGTDQEVYNVHLQTHLSDVVRNLEGLWNSSLFPYESGNGMLLDLKTGHNHPVIQVTKKYCLKRFCHYTPMPINSPIKNWVYNLWEPRKLPRLRYDSRFKFVADREILDKDIVATNFSYHSKFSFKGIRYCTKLTCEKFKYDDSFIFLNNCFFQIQNILTDEFDNIYIVGQELNSERVFNNLFLYEFSSLCRIIKINNTIRQCVNMTIRQVNEILNFISICKFRTQVD; via the exons ATGAAAACACCTATGTATCCTTTATTTGTGGTAATCAATGAATTGCCTCCAAAGGAACGATTCAAAAAGCAAAATTTAATTCTGGCTGCATTATGGATTTCTAATGGTGAACCGAACATGCcacttttctttcaaaatttttgtttagAAATGAGGAAACTTCGTGAAGGAATGTTCATAGACAATATTTTATACAAGATTGTAGTTCTCCAGTGTTGTGTCGATTCAGTTTGTCGATGTAAAATCCAAAACATGAAACAATTCAACGGCTATTTCGGATGTAGTTTATGTCTTCATCCAGGAGTAGCAATCGGTAAACAAGTTCGCTATCCATAccgaaaatgccaaaaaaggGATCACAGTAGTACTAAACAACATATGATGATTGCACAGGATACCGCCAAAGAACTGTTTG GTATAAAGGGTTTATCTGTCTTGTTAAGTCTACCGAACTTTGACATTGTTCGCGGATTTGGTGTTGATTATATGCATGCTTCGCTCCTAGGAGTGACCAAACAAATGTGGAATCAGATTGTGACATGTGACCTAGGAATCAATCGAAACGTAGTTGAGGAAAGACTAATCAGCATAAGATTTCCTAGCGTTTTCCCACGACATCCGCGAAAACTTAACGAGGtagcaaaatttaaagctagtgAATGGGAGTGCATCGCATTATACTGTTTTTACCCTTGTTTTTATGGTTTAATACCAAAAATCAACATGGAACATTTCATGAAGTTTTCATCGAGTTTATTTCAATTGCTTGAAACAAACATTTCAGTTGAAACTctaaaaacatgtgaaacaacgTTAGTGGAATTTGCTCAAGAATTTGCACATCTTTATGGCACTGATCAAGAGGTTTACAATGTTCATTTACAAACGCATTTATCAGATGTCGTTAGGAATCTGGAAGGCTTGTGGAATAGTTCACTTTTTCCCTATGAGTCTGGAAATGGAATGTTATTAGATTTAAAAACAGGTCATAACCATCCTGTCATTCAAGTAActaagaaatattgtttaaaacGTTTTTGTCATTATACACCAATGCCTATTAACTCACCGATCAAGAATTGGGTGTATAATCTATGGGAGCCACGAAAACTTCCTCGTTTGCGATATGATTCAAGATTTAAGTTCGTTGCAGACAGAGAAATACTAGATAAAGATATTGTTGCTACTAATTTTTCATATCACAGTAAGTTTTCCTTCAAAGGAATCAGGTATTGCACAAAATTaacgtgtgaaaaattcaaatatgatgattctttcatatttttaaacaattgttTCTTTCAAATACAGAATATTCTAACCGATGAGTTTGATAACATATACATTGTAGgacaggaactgaattcagagcgtgtttttaataatttatttttatacgaGTTCAGCTCCTTATGTCGAATCATCAAGATAAACAATACAATAAGACAATGTGTGAACATGACAATAAGGCAGGTAAACGAAATACTAAATTTCATCTCTATTTGTAAGTTTCGTACTCAAGTCGACTAA
- the LOC131425978 gene encoding SRA stem-loop-interacting RNA-binding protein, mitochondrial, whose product MAPGVSAAAAATRSLKIFVGNVPWTVGHRELRNYFAQFGRVTWAQVIFDRRTGLSKGYGFVSFQKAAALENLQQTQKHVIEQSSIFYQLSD is encoded by the coding sequence ATGGCACCAGGAGTTAGTGCAGCAGCCGCCGCCACACgttcgttgaaaattttcgtcGGAAACGTTCCCTGGACGGTTGGACATCGCGAATTGCGTAACTATTTCGCCCAGTTCGGGCGTGTCACCTGGGCCCAGGTTATATTCGACCGTCGAACCGGTTTATCCAAGGGCTACGGATTTGTGTCGTTCCAGAAAGCAGCGGCATTGGAGAACCTGCAACAAACGCAAAAGCACGTCATCGAGCAGTCGTCCATTTTCTATCAACTGTCGGATTAG
- the LOC131425977 gene encoding acyl-CoA-binding domain-containing protein 6 has product MSDLEEDEVDLLEEEFARATKFIERNHDQLVQQELLKFYGFYKQATVGKCNVPKPGIFNMSGRAKWTAWNDLGDLSKENAMKGYIQSLTNFKPDWNQADEGDDFKSQKGSWVSVSTHASRENEDELSNENKTLVDFIKEGNLTELKTALQSSDEDVGSLVNGLDDDGLGAIHWAADRGNADVLRLLLQVPGVKVDLRDSSGQTALHFAASCGNRECVQLLLDYGADRMLLDDEGASCIDLSFDAEIKQMFL; this is encoded by the coding sequence ATGTCTGATTTGGAAGAAGATGAAGTCGACTTGTTGGAGGAGGAATTTGCGAGAGCAACtaaattcatcgaacgcaatcaCGATCAATTGGTTCAGCAAGAATTGCTAAAGTTTTACGGATTTTATAAGCAAGCAACCGTCGGAAAGTGTAACGTTCCGAAACCCGGAATTTTCAATATGAGCGGTCGCGCCAAATGGACAGCCTGGAACGATTTAGGAGACTTATCGAAGGAGAATGCAATGAAAGGCTATATACAAAGTTTGACCAATTTTAAACCGGATTGGAATCAAGCCGACGAAGGAGACGATTTTAAGTCTCAGAAGGGTTCTTGGGTATCGGTTTCAACACATGCAAGCCGAGAAAACGAGGATGAATTATCTAACGAGAACAAGACGTTAGTTGATTTCATTAAGGAAGGTAATCTGACGGAACTGAAAACTGCATTGCAATCCTCGGACGAAGATGTAGGTTCGTTGGTGAATGGGCTCGATGACGACGGACTCGGTGCCATCCATTGGGCTGCCGACCGAGGGAATGCAGATGTATTACGGCTGCTGCTCCAGGTTCCAGGTGTGAAGGTTGATTTAAGGGATTCCAGTGGACAAACCGCGCTACATTTTGCCGCCAGTTGTGGCAATCGGGAATGTGTCCAGTTACTGCTGGATTACGGTGCCGATCGTATGCTTTTAGATGACGAAGGAGCATCTTGCATTGACCTTTCGTTTGATGCGGAAATAAAACAAATGTTTCTATAA
- the LOC131425377 gene encoding mitotic spindle assembly checkpoint protein MAD2A-like: MATSTQNAITLKGSAAIVTEYLNYGINSILFQRGIYPPEQFTSVQQYGLTILMSTDEKIIAFLQKVLGQVQEWLGRNEVEKISMEITNVHTKEVLERWDFKVHNEPPVNGETKMDPNNPVSSKELKKIQAEIRDVMRQIAATISYLPLIEYICTFDVLIHTVKGCEVPEKWKETDEVGIQNVQTVQLKSFSTGLQKIDTIVNYKMTD; the protein is encoded by the exons ATGGCCACGTCGACGCAAAATGCAATCACCCTCAAAGGTTCGGCTGCCATCGTTACGGAATACTTGA ATTACGGCATAAATTCCATCCTTTTCCAGCGTGGTATCTACCCACCGGAACAGTTTACCAGCGTACAACAGTACGGTCTTACGATTCTAATGTCAACGGACGAGAAAATCATTGCTTTCCTGCAGAAAGTTCTTGGCCAAGTGCAGGAATGGCTCGGTCGCAACGAGGTGGAAAAAATATCCATGGAAATTACCAACGTGCACACGAAGGAAGTTCTCGAACGGTGGGACTTTAAGGTACACAACGAGCCACCCGTGAATGGCGAGACAAAGATGGATCCCAACAATCCCGTTTCTTCCAAGGAACTGAAAAAGATACAGGCCGAAATCCGGGATGTCATGCGACAGATAGCGGCTACCATCAGTTATCTTCCGCTGATTGAATACATTTGCACGTTTGATGTTCTGATCCATACCGTAAAAGGCTGTGAAGTTCCGGAGAAATGGAAAGAAACGGACGAGGTCGGAATTCAAAATGTCCAAACCGTGCAGCTTAAGTCGTTCTCTACGGGATTGCAGAAGATTGATACGATTGTTAATTATAAGATGACAGATTAG